A portion of the Rubritalea squalenifaciens DSM 18772 genome contains these proteins:
- a CDS encoding O-antigen ligase family protein, whose translation MLALLFVAGFGVTLSWVMLAMSALCVAFAGVLGTAAGFYSRQRWSVPGMLLLAASVYFFYRAWSSPVWDLAKEDALLLGLGLVVYLVSRCGRLCGAWMLVLAVVAVVNISYFGLQKLELDPMVPMDLVSVRAEQSADFGWFQDYGALGNGMAIMGWVLLCFATWARDKAKLLRVAMAVVGVLTLVVAMMSGSRSAIMSIAVAGVLYSVVSWVYSERFAYRLRQRVRTSLVLITLAGCVGLGVLGYLTFAERAGEGDAMPETNIRLAYWGMAVEQAMDSPVTGTGARSFSYECFRHWNTNLKTIEANPEFVHNEYLQAWSDYGLVGLLLMLAALLSHWGVAVYRLYQQEVDEDRHWVAVAGLIGLTVVMVHSLTDFPQRLPWNLCLAAMCLAWCYPRVAMKDREAQSSGKWLQVALVMLQIGISLAVGSYAAREAWAGRSLVESQQVREDGAWEVDTKVARLRELERASEASPDFRRYLNLARLYHTDLSKEGAAEAAVAHYEKSLERHPYNVVAALGLAGIHTGQRQFEKADEVYASIETYAAARDWWFEFYLTWARNKAYQAYKMTESGDWDGADTCLVEAIELLGKASSKSEPRLEFMRDIYINRIRLAMAAENYDKSAQLWVEVNEILPVWVIHDREARVHRSLGELYMRSAASEWKKRDPALAKVLFEKARQFFVDDQNISGKQESWRLERINYIDQQLKLLGVAGF comes from the coding sequence GTGCTCGCGCTACTGTTTGTGGCAGGCTTCGGGGTTACTTTGAGCTGGGTCATGCTGGCGATGAGTGCCTTGTGCGTAGCGTTTGCCGGGGTGCTCGGTACGGCTGCAGGATTTTATTCACGTCAGCGATGGAGTGTCCCAGGTATGCTTCTATTGGCTGCCTCGGTGTATTTCTTTTATAGGGCCTGGAGTTCACCGGTCTGGGACTTGGCGAAGGAGGATGCGCTTTTGTTAGGGCTAGGTCTGGTTGTTTATTTAGTGAGCCGCTGCGGGCGGCTTTGTGGAGCGTGGATGTTGGTGCTGGCTGTGGTTGCTGTGGTCAACATCAGCTATTTTGGTCTGCAGAAACTGGAATTGGATCCTATGGTGCCCATGGATCTTGTGAGTGTGAGGGCTGAGCAATCGGCGGATTTCGGGTGGTTCCAGGATTACGGAGCTCTTGGTAATGGCATGGCAATCATGGGCTGGGTGCTCTTGTGCTTTGCTACCTGGGCCAGAGATAAAGCAAAGCTGTTGCGTGTGGCTATGGCAGTCGTCGGGGTCTTGACCTTGGTAGTGGCAATGATGTCTGGGTCGCGTTCTGCGATTATGTCGATTGCTGTCGCCGGTGTGCTCTACAGTGTGGTGAGTTGGGTGTACTCGGAGCGTTTTGCCTATCGTTTGCGTCAGAGGGTGAGGACTTCTTTGGTGCTCATTACACTCGCAGGTTGTGTTGGCCTGGGAGTGCTTGGATACCTGACCTTTGCAGAGAGAGCGGGTGAAGGGGATGCGATGCCTGAAACCAATATTCGTTTAGCCTATTGGGGGATGGCTGTAGAGCAAGCCATGGATAGTCCGGTGACTGGCACTGGCGCGCGAAGCTTTTCTTATGAATGTTTCCGTCACTGGAATACCAATCTCAAAACCATCGAGGCCAATCCCGAGTTTGTTCATAACGAGTACCTGCAGGCTTGGTCTGACTACGGGTTGGTAGGCTTGTTGCTTATGTTGGCTGCTCTATTGAGTCACTGGGGGGTGGCCGTGTATCGTCTGTATCAGCAGGAAGTGGACGAGGACCGTCATTGGGTCGCGGTGGCAGGACTGATCGGCCTCACGGTAGTCATGGTGCACAGCCTCACAGATTTCCCTCAAAGGCTGCCATGGAATCTATGCTTGGCGGCCATGTGTCTTGCCTGGTGCTACCCGAGAGTGGCGATGAAAGACCGTGAAGCACAGTCTTCCGGGAAATGGCTGCAAGTCGCCCTTGTGATGCTTCAGATTGGAATATCATTGGCTGTTGGAAGCTACGCTGCTCGTGAGGCTTGGGCTGGTCGATCGTTGGTCGAGAGCCAGCAGGTGAGAGAGGATGGCGCTTGGGAGGTTGATACCAAAGTTGCCCGACTCAGGGAATTGGAGCGCGCAAGCGAGGCTTCTCCTGATTTCAGACGTTATCTTAATCTAGCCAGACTCTATCATACGGACCTAAGTAAAGAGGGGGCTGCAGAGGCGGCAGTTGCCCATTACGAGAAATCGTTGGAGCGTCACCCCTATAATGTTGTCGCTGCGCTGGGCTTGGCCGGTATCCATACGGGACAGAGGCAATTCGAGAAAGCGGATGAAGTTTACGCTTCGATCGAGACCTACGCAGCGGCCAGAGACTGGTGGTTTGAATTCTATCTTACCTGGGCAAGGAATAAGGCCTACCAAGCTTATAAAATGACCGAGTCTGGTGATTGGGATGGGGCGGACACTTGTCTGGTGGAGGCGATCGAGCTTCTTGGGAAGGCTTCGTCAAAATCGGAACCTCGCTTGGAGTTTATGCGGGATATCTACATCAACCGTATCAGGTTGGCTATGGCTGCAGAGAACTACGATAAGTCTGCTCAGCTATGGGTTGAGGTGAATGAGATATTGCCCGTATGGGTGATCCATGACCGGGAGGCTAGGGTGCACCGATCACTTGGTGAACTCTACATGAGGTCTGCCGCCAGTGAGTGGAAAAAGAGGGACCCGGCATTGGCAAAAGTCTTGTTTGAGAAGGCCAGGCAATTCTTTGTAGATGACCAAAACATATCCGGTAAGCAGGAAAGTTGGAGGCTGGAGCGTATTAACTACATCGATCAGCAATTAAAGTTGTTAGGAGTGGCTGGTTTTTAA
- the asnB gene encoding asparagine synthase (glutamine-hydrolyzing) yields the protein MCGFLFSAKRDEANFSRALEVMHHRGPDASGEMHQGGYVLGHRRLIVVDLDARSNQPFYSPDGKLAIVYNGEIYNHKELARKHHLDLHTTSDTEVLLLLYQKLGAACLQELNGMFAFVVLHTDSGKVFAARDRLGIKPLHIDRRREQPAFASEVASLLELDGHYEWDVEGLRQYIKLRTCFGSNTVYQNIEQLPAGCYYDDGRIIRYWQMPEGDQEAPGDEEVDALLRDAVKLRCMADVPLGSYLSGGLDSTIIARLAGADHVWSVGFEDHNEFSYAQLAADQFGMQHHACVATPESFQQTAKKMIQQRREPLSVPNEVLIYLMSQQVKTKNTVVLSGEGADELFFGYDRIFRWAHDQSEFSLREFDRHYSYGSHRDDEILDAVISPYLSMEGSVLGGVARFFQLGHLHGLLRRLDFSTMLASVEARVPFVDHRLVERMAGVPFDYRMGRDDVKLPLKRIYRSVIPHEIIERPKVGFPVPLKNMPFYDPSQTGGVMDQWLKFNLRILSGCDDLYLSLKNNLPLT from the coding sequence ATGTGTGGATTTCTATTCAGTGCAAAGCGAGACGAAGCCAATTTCTCAAGGGCTCTTGAGGTGATGCACCATCGTGGACCGGATGCGTCTGGAGAGATGCATCAGGGGGGCTATGTGCTTGGGCACCGGAGGCTGATCGTCGTGGACTTGGATGCGCGTAGTAACCAGCCATTCTATTCGCCGGATGGCAAGCTGGCTATAGTTTACAATGGTGAGATCTATAACCACAAAGAGCTCGCGCGGAAGCACCATCTGGATCTGCATACCACGAGCGATACCGAGGTTCTTCTATTACTCTACCAGAAGCTCGGGGCAGCATGCTTGCAGGAGTTGAACGGGATGTTTGCCTTTGTGGTTCTTCATACGGATAGCGGTAAGGTCTTTGCTGCGAGAGACCGCCTTGGTATCAAGCCTCTACATATTGATCGAAGAAGAGAGCAGCCGGCTTTTGCCTCTGAAGTGGCCAGCTTGTTGGAGCTTGACGGTCATTATGAATGGGATGTCGAAGGGCTCAGGCAGTACATTAAGCTGAGAACTTGTTTTGGGAGTAATACCGTCTACCAGAATATCGAGCAGCTCCCGGCAGGCTGCTACTATGATGACGGGAGAATCATTCGTTACTGGCAAATGCCCGAGGGGGATCAAGAGGCTCCGGGTGACGAGGAGGTGGATGCTCTGCTCAGGGATGCCGTGAAGCTGCGCTGCATGGCTGATGTGCCTCTCGGTTCCTACTTGAGTGGAGGCTTGGATAGCACGATCATTGCGCGTTTGGCGGGCGCGGACCATGTCTGGTCGGTGGGCTTTGAGGACCACAATGAGTTTTCCTATGCGCAGTTGGCTGCTGACCAGTTCGGCATGCAGCACCATGCCTGTGTCGCCACTCCGGAGAGTTTCCAACAAACGGCCAAGAAGATGATTCAGCAGCGCCGTGAACCATTGAGTGTGCCGAATGAGGTCTTGATCTATCTGATGAGCCAGCAGGTGAAGACCAAGAACACCGTCGTGCTCAGCGGAGAGGGGGCTGACGAGCTATTCTTCGGCTACGACCGAATTTTTCGTTGGGCTCATGACCAGTCGGAGTTTTCCCTGAGGGAATTTGACCGCCATTACAGCTATGGAAGTCATCGTGATGATGAGATTCTGGACGCAGTCATCTCACCATACCTTAGTATGGAGGGATCCGTGCTCGGGGGAGTGGCTAGATTCTTCCAGTTGGGTCACTTGCACGGATTGTTGAGGCGTTTGGATTTCAGTACGATGCTGGCTTCCGTGGAGGCCAGAGTGCCCTTTGTGGACCATCGTTTGGTCGAGCGCATGGCTGGAGTCCCTTTTGATTACCGGATGGGGAGAGATGATGTGAAGCTGCCCTTGAAGCGTATCTACCGCAGTGTGATTCCTCATGAAATTATCGAGAGACCTAAAGTGGGCTTCCCTGTGCCCCTGAAGAACATGCCATTTTATGACCCTAGCCAAACGGGGGGTGTGATGGATCAATGGTTAAAGTTTAACTTGAGGATATTAAGTGGGTGTGATGACCTGTACTTGTCCCTAAAAAATAACCTTCCACTAACTTGA